Proteins from a single region of Thermodesulfobacteriota bacterium:
- a CDS encoding addiction module protein, translating to MAAPNEILKEALALKPAQKAKLIDKLLSSLDAPDKEIDELWAKEA from the coding sequence ATGGCGGCGCCAAATGAAATTTTGAAAGAGGCATTGGCCCTTAAACCGGCACAAAAGGCAAAATTGATCGACAAGTTACTTTCCAGTCTGGATGCACCTGATAAGGAGATTGATGAATTATGGGCCAAAGAAGCGTAA
- a CDS encoding ATP-binding cassette domain-containing protein, whose product MALISLQQVRLAFGGPELIDGVTLQIGRGERVCLVGRNGAGKSTLIKIISGEITPDAGEVIRAQGVRVASLAQEVPQDLSGTVFEVVSGGLGGVVELLSEYRLVSNRLTQGDDAGIIAELERIHHLIEFSGGWQIQQKVETVLSRLSLDPDAPVAELSGGYKRRVLLARALVNEPDLLLLDEPTNHLDIGSIGWLEEFLNEYRGSMLFTSHDRRFLQTLATRIIELDRGRITDWPGDYATYLARRQAELDAEVTHNVLFDKKLAQEEAWIRQGVKARRTCNEGRVRALKEMRRERLARREQAGSATMRLNEAERSGKLVLEAKGVGHIYEGRPLIRDFSTLIMRGDKIGIIGPNGSGKTTLLRILLGAMEPHRGSVRRGANIEVAYFDQHRAQLIDDRSVMDNVGDGSEKVTVNGRTRHIIGYLENFLFPPERARAPVRGLSGGERNRALLAKLFTKPSNVLVMDEPTNDLDTDTLELLEEMLMEYEGTVLLVSHDREFLNNVVTSTIVFEGDGRLTEYVGGYDDWLRQRGPAVPVRTEKTAKPEKPRPQQERPRTLTFKEKKDIEALPALIEALEAERDGLYDTLADPDFYRQDGSRLPAAKARIEDLEKEITMAYERWELLESIGVNSHNKLIVLS is encoded by the coding sequence GTGGCATTGATAAGTTTACAACAGGTGCGGCTTGCGTTCGGCGGCCCGGAGCTGATCGACGGGGTGACCCTGCAGATCGGGCGCGGAGAGCGGGTCTGCCTGGTCGGCAGAAACGGGGCGGGTAAATCCACCCTCATAAAGATCATCAGCGGCGAGATCACCCCTGATGCCGGCGAGGTCATACGTGCGCAGGGAGTGCGGGTCGCCTCTCTCGCTCAGGAAGTGCCGCAGGATCTGTCTGGAACAGTCTTCGAGGTGGTTTCGGGCGGGCTGGGCGGCGTGGTCGAATTGCTTTCGGAATACCGCCTCGTGAGCAACCGCCTTACCCAGGGGGACGACGCGGGCATAATCGCCGAACTGGAACGGATACACCACCTGATCGAGTTCTCGGGCGGCTGGCAGATACAACAGAAGGTCGAGACCGTTCTTTCCCGCCTCAGTCTGGATCCTGACGCGCCTGTGGCTGAACTCTCCGGCGGCTATAAAAGGAGGGTTCTGCTGGCACGGGCCCTCGTGAACGAGCCGGACCTGTTACTCCTTGATGAGCCGACCAATCATCTCGATATTGGCTCGATCGGCTGGCTGGAGGAATTCCTCAACGAGTACCGCGGGTCTATGCTCTTCACAAGCCACGACCGGAGATTTCTTCAGACTTTGGCGACGCGTATCATCGAACTCGACCGGGGGCGGATCACCGACTGGCCCGGCGATTACGCAACCTACCTGGCGCGAAGGCAGGCCGAGCTCGACGCGGAGGTCACGCACAACGTGCTCTTCGATAAAAAGCTCGCGCAGGAGGAGGCGTGGATACGGCAGGGCGTGAAAGCCCGGCGCACCTGCAATGAAGGGCGGGTGCGTGCGTTGAAGGAGATGCGGAGAGAACGCCTCGCGAGACGTGAACAGGCAGGGAGCGCGACGATGCGGCTGAACGAGGCCGAGCGGTCCGGCAAACTGGTTCTTGAGGCCAAGGGGGTCGGGCATATCTACGAGGGCCGTCCTCTGATTCGCGATTTTTCCACGCTCATAATGCGTGGCGACAAGATCGGCATCATCGGCCCGAACGGCTCGGGCAAGACCACCCTGCTCAGGATTCTGCTCGGCGCGATGGAGCCCCACCGTGGCTCTGTGCGCAGGGGGGCCAACATCGAGGTTGCCTATTTCGACCAGCATCGTGCGCAATTGATTGATGACAGATCGGTTATGGACAATGTGGGAGACGGGTCCGAGAAGGTGACGGTCAACGGAAGGACCAGGCACATAATCGGCTATCTCGAGAATTTCCTCTTCCCCCCGGAGCGCGCCCGCGCTCCGGTAAGGGGCCTCTCCGGCGGCGAGCGAAACCGAGCCCTCCTGGCCAAGCTTTTCACGAAACCCTCAAACGTACTGGTGATGGACGAGCCCACCAATGATCTCGACACCGATACCCTGGAACTCCTCGAGGAAATGCTGATGGAGTATGAAGGTACCGTTCTCCTCGTGAGCCACGACCGGGAGTTTCTCAATAACGTTGTAACGAGCACCATAGTATTTGAAGGCGACGGAAGGCTGACCGAATATGTGGGCGGGTACGACGACTGGCTGCGGCAGCGCGGCCCCGCAGTCCCGGTACGAACGGAAAAGACCGCGAAGCCGGAAAAGCCGCGGCCGCAACAGGAGCGTCCGCGTACCCTGACCTTCAAGGAGAAGAAAGATATCGAGGCTCTGCCGGCGCTCATCGAAGCCCTGGAAGCAGAGCGCGACGGGCTTTATGACACCCTTGCGGACCCTGACTTCTATCGCCAGGACGGAAGTAGGCTCCCGGCAGCAAAGGCGAGAATCGAGGACCTCGAAAAAGAGATCACTATGGCGTATGAGCGATGGGAGCTTTTGGAGTCAATCGGTGTCAATTCGCACAATAAATTGATTGTTCTTTCCTGA
- a CDS encoding ribbon-helix-helix protein, CopG family, giving the protein MSALTKRATIYLDPMLHKALRLKAAETSRSMSELVNRAVRLSLAEDAEDLAAFEERAGEPLVAFEDLLKDLKKHGRI; this is encoded by the coding sequence ATGTCTGCATTGACAAAAAGGGCGACGATTTATTTGGACCCTATGTTGCACAAAGCCTTGCGTCTGAAGGCTGCGGAGACATCCCGGTCTATGTCCGAGCTGGTCAACCGTGCCGTGCGCCTTTCCCTGGCAGAGGATGCAGAAGACCTCGCTGCCTTTGAAGAGCGGGCAGGCGAGCCACTTGTTGCCTTCGAAGACCTGCTGAAAGACCTCAAGAAGCATGGCCGGATATAA
- a CDS encoding type II toxin-antitoxin system RelE/ParE family toxin, translating into MAGYNIFLRHSVAKDLDGIPKKDLKRVIDRIRSLAHDPRPSGCERLSGQERYRIRQGRYRIVYSIQDDNLTIWIVKVGHRRDVYRCLG; encoded by the coding sequence ATGGCCGGATATAACATTTTTCTGCGGCATTCCGTCGCGAAAGACCTTGACGGCATTCCAAAGAAAGACCTCAAGCGCGTAATTGACCGTATCCGGTCACTTGCTCATGACCCAAGGCCCTCCGGCTGCGAGAGGCTTTCCGGGCAGGAACGATACCGGATTCGGCAAGGAAGATATCGTATTGTTTATTCCATCCAGGACGATAATCTTACTATCTGGATTGTGAAAGTGGGACACAGGCGGGATGTATATCGATGTCTGGGATAG